The Chryseobacterium aureum genome contains a region encoding:
- a CDS encoding DUF3820 family protein, which yields MNPEILKEICVMKMPFGKYEGTVLIDLPVSYLEWFNKNGMPKGKLGMQLSTVYEIKLNGLMDLLTPIRAAVRNGL from the coding sequence CTGAATCCCGAAATATTAAAAGAAATCTGTGTGATGAAAATGCCCTTCGGTAAATATGAAGGAACAGTCTTGATTGATCTTCCGGTAAGCTACTTAGAATGGTTCAATAAAAACGGAATGCCAAAGGGAAAACTGGGAATGCAGCTTTCAACGGTTTATGAAATCAAATTGAATGGACTGATGGACCTTCTGACTCCCATCAGGGCAGCGGTAAGAAACGGATTGTAA
- a CDS encoding aminodeoxychorismate synthase component I, producing the protein MFSVNHQKFMEMDELSLRKVPYFFVIDFLSENVEIYQENEIEKKGLIIDFQGFSNTKKPQALDKKVEWKSFPETLESFRIGFDKVQKNIHLGNSYLVNYTRKTKIETNLTLEEIFYHSNAKYKVFYKDFFVFFSPETFVKIIEGEILTYPMKGTIDASIENAAEILKNDKKEKAEHYTVVDLLRNDLSMVADEVKVEQFQHIDFIKTQQKDLYAMSSEISGMIKPEFNGKVGSIMQKLLPAGSILGAPKPKTLEIILDAEGYDRGYYTGVCGWFDGQNVDSCVMIRFIEKEGEQLYFKSGGGITHMSKLEDEYQEMKNKIYVPIH; encoded by the coding sequence ATGTTTTCAGTGAATCATCAAAAATTTATGGAAATGGATGAGCTTTCTCTTCGGAAAGTTCCCTATTTTTTCGTCATCGACTTTCTCTCGGAGAATGTAGAAATATACCAGGAAAATGAAATTGAAAAAAAAGGCTTAATTATTGATTTTCAAGGATTTTCAAACACTAAAAAACCACAGGCATTAGATAAAAAAGTAGAGTGGAAATCGTTTCCTGAAACATTAGAAAGCTTCCGGATCGGTTTCGACAAAGTTCAGAAAAATATTCATCTGGGGAATTCTTATTTAGTAAATTATACAAGAAAAACAAAAATAGAGACTAATTTAACCTTAGAAGAAATTTTTTATCACTCTAATGCGAAGTATAAAGTATTTTATAAAGATTTTTTTGTATTTTTTTCTCCTGAAACTTTTGTAAAGATTATCGAAGGAGAAATTTTAACCTATCCCATGAAAGGGACCATTGATGCTTCCATTGAAAATGCAGCGGAAATCCTGAAGAATGACAAAAAAGAGAAAGCAGAACATTATACAGTGGTAGATCTGCTCCGGAATGATCTGAGCATGGTGGCTGATGAGGTAAAGGTGGAGCAGTTCCAGCATATTGATTTCATCAAAACCCAGCAAAAAGATCTTTACGCAATGAGTTCTGAGATTTCAGGAATGATAAAGCCTGAATTCAATGGAAAAGTAGGAAGTATTATGCAGAAGCTGCTTCCGGCAGGCTCTATTTTAGGAGCTCCCAAACCTAAAACACTGGAAATCATTCTGGATGCGGAAGGGTACGACAGAGGATATTATACAGGAGTTTGCGGCTGGTTTGACGGCCAGAATGTAGACAGCTGCGTGATGATACGCTTTATTGAAAAAGAAGGAGAGCAGCTTTATTTCAAAAGCGGAGGCGGTATAACGCACATGAGTAAATTAGAAGACGAGTATCAGGAAATGAAAAATAAAATCTATGTCCCAATTCATTGA
- a CDS encoding BlaI/MecI/CopY family transcriptional regulator, producing the protein MKEIKLTDSEKVLMEIIWEKKTVFMKDILDAYLDPKPATTTIATLLKRMQNKELVGYKLYGNSREYYPKIEKGEYFKEEMTSMIDRFFNSSVTQFASFFTSNAKLSQKQLKELRDIIDEQIKE; encoded by the coding sequence ATGAAAGAAATTAAACTGACAGATTCTGAAAAAGTCCTTATGGAAATTATTTGGGAAAAGAAAACTGTTTTCATGAAAGATATTCTGGACGCTTATCTGGATCCCAAACCCGCCACTACTACCATTGCTACCTTACTGAAGAGAATGCAGAATAAGGAACTGGTAGGCTACAAATTATATGGAAATTCCCGCGAATACTATCCAAAAATAGAAAAAGGGGAATATTTCAAAGAGGAAATGACTTCCATGATTGACCGTTTTTTCAACAGCTCCGTGACTCAATTTGCATCTTTCTTTACTTCGAATGCAAAACTTAGTCAAAAGCAACTGAAAGAGCTCCGTGATATTATTGATGAACAGATCAAGGAATAG
- a CDS encoding AI-2E family transporter has translation MMNKDKQISSVAIKQISLLAIILVLAGLICFNLALFIPSVLGAITIYVVCRKYNFYLQEEKKWKPSLAAFALMFASLIVLILPIYFIADLIIDKLGNAQAYMEKFNVFLDKIHSYIFSKTGFDILSKENMTKLKDNVGRFSTSAVSGTFNTLTVVMSMYFILYFMLERPRLFEKILTSSAPLKRSNISLIGDKMRKLIMANAIGIPVVAVGQGIVALIGYLIFGAPGAVLLFALTAAASVIPVVGTAIVYVPVCIFMIAEGNTGQGLGLAIYCLVVVGLTDNLLRFTLLKKLENIHPLNTVFGIIMGMNLFGFMGLIFGPILISLTLLLVQVYRNEFSDEDAPPDLELPSQDDIKEKLI, from the coding sequence ATGATGAATAAGGACAAACAAATAAGCAGTGTCGCGATCAAACAAATATCGCTGCTAGCCATCATTCTGGTTTTGGCAGGACTGATCTGTTTTAATCTCGCATTGTTTATTCCCTCAGTTCTGGGAGCAATTACCATTTATGTAGTGTGCAGGAAATATAATTTTTACCTGCAGGAAGAAAAAAAATGGAAACCGTCACTGGCTGCTTTTGCTCTCATGTTTGCAAGTCTTATTGTTCTTATTCTTCCGATCTATTTCATTGCCGATCTGATTATTGATAAACTGGGAAATGCACAGGCTTACATGGAGAAGTTTAATGTTTTCCTGGATAAAATTCATTCTTATATTTTCTCTAAAACAGGATTCGATATTCTGAGCAAGGAAAATATGACCAAACTGAAAGATAATGTGGGCAGATTTTCTACTTCGGCAGTAAGCGGCACTTTCAATACGCTTACGGTAGTTATGTCCATGTATTTTATTCTTTATTTTATGCTGGAAAGACCAAGACTCTTCGAAAAGATCCTGACTTCTTCCGCACCATTGAAGAGATCCAATATTTCTTTGATCGGCGATAAAATGAGAAAACTGATCATGGCCAATGCTATTGGTATTCCCGTTGTAGCAGTAGGACAGGGAATTGTAGCGCTTATCGGTTATCTGATTTTTGGAGCACCGGGAGCTGTTCTTCTCTTTGCCCTTACGGCAGCAGCTTCAGTAATTCCGGTTGTGGGAACTGCTATTGTATATGTTCCTGTATGTATCTTTATGATCGCTGAAGGAAATACCGGACAAGGTTTAGGACTGGCGATATACTGTCTCGTAGTAGTAGGACTTACGGATAATCTCCTTCGTTTTACTCTTTTAAAGAAGCTGGAAAATATCCATCCATTGAATACCGTATTCGGGATTATCATGGGAATGAACCTTTTTGGCTTCATGGGGCTTATTTTCGGGCCTATTCTGATCTCACTTACCCTTCTTCTGGTTCAGGTGTACCGTAATGAATTTTCGGATGAAGATGCCCCTCCGGATCTTGAACTTCCCAGTCAGGATGATATTAAAGAAAAATTAATTTAA
- a CDS encoding beta-carotene 15,15'-monooxygenase, giving the protein MSEFNEFDQQGSVPNRDTGSIISHAFEMYKGVFGYGIVAMIIYLVGGSVIQMLTGFDSASMVEEMKSSGGDFNYWSAPGLPLYMGASSLFGLLLSPLYVGLIYMVNKYNTKNPIEFSDLFIGYRQNFVNILIYSLLSGIISSVALALCVLPIIFVYPFLLIGYPILLFENASATEALSKSFNIAKENYGTFLLTGFLGFLISIAGVILCGIGVILTAPFIMIVMYSTYCAFLGKPRQIMYSK; this is encoded by the coding sequence ATGTCTGAATTTAACGAATTTGATCAGCAAGGCTCTGTGCCTAACAGGGATACGGGGTCAATAATTTCTCATGCTTTTGAAATGTACAAGGGTGTTTTCGGTTACGGAATCGTGGCCATGATTATCTACCTGGTTGGAGGGTCTGTTATTCAGATGCTTACAGGATTTGATTCTGCTTCTATGGTTGAAGAGATGAAATCTTCAGGAGGTGATTTTAATTACTGGAGCGCTCCGGGACTTCCTTTATATATGGGAGCTTCCAGCCTTTTCGGGCTTCTATTATCTCCTTTATATGTAGGATTAATCTACATGGTGAACAAATACAATACGAAAAACCCGATTGAGTTTTCTGATCTTTTCATCGGATACCGCCAGAATTTTGTAAATATTTTGATTTACAGCCTTCTTTCAGGAATCATTTCTTCAGTAGCTCTTGCCTTGTGTGTTCTTCCTATTATTTTTGTGTATCCTTTCCTTTTAATCGGATATCCGATTCTGTTATTTGAAAACGCGTCAGCTACAGAAGCTTTGTCAAAATCTTTCAATATTGCTAAAGAAAACTATGGAACTTTTTTATTAACAGGGTTTTTAGGATTTCTGATCTCTATTGCAGGGGTTATTCTTTGCGGAATAGGAGTGATCTTAACGGCTCCGTTTATTATGATTGTAATGTACTCTACCTATTGTGCTTTCTTAGGAAAACCAAGACAAATTATGTACAGTAAATAA
- a CDS encoding PQQ-dependent sugar dehydrogenase, with protein MKINQFYIPVLSFFLFLSSCKENRANAQKTGNDGSVETENPNSDYKPALKGQTRIKAVQTKTAYNVEILNKDLGRPWGIINLPDGRFLITDKNGFMNVVSTDGKQVSKIDGFPKVDAKGQGGMLDVALDPDFKANRIIYFSFSEPFGKGNLTSVAKGKLSADLKNISEVKVIFRAEPSYDGDKHYGSRLAFDKDGNLFVSTGERSDKVTRVYAQKTDNYLGKILKITKDGKPAPGNPFIGKSGFKPEIYAYGVRNPQGMAIDPNGNLWDVEMGPRGGDEINLIQPGKNYGWGDVTYGIEYSGDKVGKGITQKEGTEQPVYYWDPVISPSGITFYTGNIEEWNGNLMIGCLSGEHIDRIVMKDNKVVGEERLLADQKERFRDVLNGMDGNLYAVTDSGKLYKISKK; from the coding sequence ATGAAAATCAATCAATTTTATATTCCTGTGCTGAGCTTTTTCCTTTTTTTATCATCGTGTAAAGAGAATCGTGCCAATGCACAAAAAACCGGAAATGACGGAAGTGTAGAGACGGAAAATCCTAATTCTGACTATAAACCTGCATTGAAGGGACAAACACGAATTAAAGCTGTACAAACTAAAACAGCTTATAATGTAGAAATCTTGAATAAGGATTTAGGAAGACCCTGGGGAATAATCAATTTACCGGACGGAAGGTTTCTCATCACAGATAAAAATGGTTTTATGAATGTTGTTTCTACAGATGGAAAACAGGTTTCTAAAATTGATGGTTTTCCAAAAGTGGATGCAAAAGGACAGGGAGGAATGCTTGATGTAGCACTGGATCCGGATTTTAAAGCCAATCGTATTATTTACTTCAGCTTCTCGGAACCATTCGGAAAAGGCAACCTTACATCTGTGGCCAAAGGTAAGCTTTCAGCTGATCTTAAAAATATTTCTGAAGTGAAAGTTATTTTCCGTGCAGAACCTTCTTATGATGGAGATAAGCATTACGGAAGCCGTCTCGCTTTTGATAAAGATGGAAATTTATTTGTCAGCACTGGTGAAAGATCAGATAAGGTAACACGGGTGTATGCTCAGAAAACAGATAATTATCTTGGAAAAATTTTAAAAATCACAAAAGACGGTAAGCCCGCACCCGGAAATCCTTTTATCGGAAAATCCGGCTTCAAACCTGAAATTTATGCATATGGAGTCCGAAATCCGCAAGGAATGGCAATAGATCCAAATGGTAATCTATGGGATGTGGAAATGGGGCCTAGAGGAGGTGACGAAATTAATCTGATCCAGCCGGGGAAAAATTACGGATGGGGAGATGTAACCTATGGAATTGAATATTCCGGTGATAAAGTAGGAAAAGGGATTACCCAAAAAGAAGGAACGGAACAGCCCGTTTATTATTGGGACCCCGTGATTTCACCAAGCGGAATTACTTTCTATACAGGAAATATTGAAGAATGGAATGGAAATCTCATGATCGGATGCCTGAGTGGTGAACATATTGACAGAATTGTCATGAAAGACAATAAGGTAGTCGGAGAAGAGCGTCTTCTTGCAGATCAGAAAGAACGCTTCCGCGATGTGCTGAACGGGATGGATGGGAATCTGTATGCTGTAACAGACAGCGGAAAGCTCTATAAAATATCGAAAAAATAG
- a CDS encoding M56 family metallopeptidase: MEKERIHRFNRMYLLSALLLSYTIPFVTITLPSRETVTTPQLIIEETAQQIVFIPPKQESFDWMNAVWGIYISITLFLLLKSIWSILAVKRISGAKYKYQQHNVIVTRENLSPFSFWNTIYMGESYMKNNSIDPRIFLHEKTHIEQKHSLDLLFLEILHIFTWFNPVLFLYKKAVITNHEFLADEAVMKDNYNIKDYQHLILEEILSHQNPPLTHSFNFNNTKKRFIMMNTKKSKFSLLRKTAGIAVLISAAALFSEKTYAGNSSQILLSERTAETPVEVTGQDPYQEFKEILAKYDDLLKNKKYVEFSSKVTDRDKKRLGELYSLLSKSQQNEQQITFFATPELKKRVPTEHELKSFSNKQNYAVWIDSKKVENSILKNYTPNDFSNVYISRVYPNARTAQNPQPYQVTLMTPSYYEKTKEEGKSSVIMGFKREGIKYTSDTIVPRVNSIKESKNTDTAINTQQSSDEIPAQYPGGDKNLKIKISQDMDVSTLNNYNGTITSMAYIHINENGKTTQVTTSGENEVMNRELLKTVTQITNETQWKPAMKDGKAIASVLKIPATLSFTRP; the protein is encoded by the coding sequence TTGGAAAAAGAAAGAATACACAGATTTAACCGGATGTATCTGCTCAGCGCACTCTTGCTCTCCTATACCATTCCGTTTGTCACCATTACATTACCAAGCCGGGAAACCGTAACAACACCTCAACTGATCATTGAAGAAACTGCACAGCAAATAGTTTTTATCCCGCCCAAGCAGGAAAGTTTCGATTGGATGAATGCAGTATGGGGAATCTATATTTCCATCACTCTCTTTCTGCTTCTTAAAAGTATTTGGTCCATACTGGCGGTAAAAAGGATATCGGGAGCAAAGTACAAATATCAGCAGCATAATGTGATCGTAACCCGGGAAAACCTTTCCCCTTTCAGCTTTTGGAATACGATTTATATGGGAGAAAGCTATATGAAAAACAACTCAATCGACCCAAGGATTTTTCTTCATGAAAAAACTCATATTGAGCAAAAACACAGTTTAGATCTCTTATTTCTGGAGATTCTGCATATTTTCACCTGGTTCAATCCCGTTCTTTTCTTATATAAAAAAGCAGTGATAACCAATCATGAATTTTTGGCTGATGAAGCGGTTATGAAAGATAATTATAATATCAAAGATTATCAGCATCTTATTCTGGAGGAAATTCTCAGCCATCAAAATCCCCCTTTGACTCATTCTTTTAATTTTAATAACACCAAAAAAAGATTTATTATGATGAATACAAAAAAATCAAAGTTTAGTCTGCTTAGGAAAACAGCAGGAATTGCAGTTTTGATTTCAGCAGCAGCACTATTTTCTGAGAAAACATATGCAGGCAACTCCTCTCAGATTCTTCTTTCTGAACGAACAGCGGAGACACCGGTTGAGGTTACCGGCCAGGATCCTTACCAGGAATTCAAAGAGATATTAGCAAAATATGATGATCTTTTGAAAAACAAAAAATATGTAGAATTTTCAAGCAAAGTAACAGATCGTGACAAGAAAAGACTTGGCGAGTTATATTCATTGCTTAGTAAAAGTCAGCAAAATGAGCAGCAGATCACTTTCTTCGCAACACCTGAGCTGAAAAAAAGAGTTCCGACAGAACATGAACTGAAATCATTTTCAAACAAACAAAATTATGCTGTCTGGATAGATTCAAAAAAGGTAGAAAACAGCATTTTGAAAAATTATACTCCGAATGACTTTTCAAATGTTTATATCAGCAGGGTTTACCCAAATGCCAGAACGGCCCAAAATCCACAACCCTACCAGGTGACACTGATGACTCCTTCCTATTATGAAAAGACCAAAGAAGAAGGAAAATCATCTGTCATTATGGGCTTCAAAAGAGAGGGTATAAAATATACTTCGGACACCATAGTCCCAAGAGTGAACAGCATAAAGGAAAGTAAAAACACAGATACAGCAATCAATACTCAGCAAAGTTCTGATGAAATCCCGGCACAATATCCAGGAGGAGATAAGAATTTGAAAATCAAAATAAGCCAGGATATGGATGTAAGTACTTTGAATAACTACAACGGAACCATAACTTCCATGGCGTATATTCATATCAATGAGAACGGAAAAACAACTCAGGTAACCACTTCCGGAGAAAATGAAGTCATGAACCGGGAACTTCTAAAAACAGTGACCCAAATTACTAATGAAACCCAATGGAAACCTGCAATGAAAGACGGAAAAGCCATTGCCTCTGTCCTAAAAATTCCGGCAACACTGAGTTTTACCCGCCCATAA
- the uvrB gene encoding excinuclease ABC subunit UvrB: MDFKLQSEYKPTGDQPQAIEKLTEGIEIGEKYQTLLGVTGSGKTFTVANVVKNVQRPTLVLAHNKTLAAQLFMEFKEFFPENAVEYFVSYYDYYQPEAYIATTGTYIEKDLSINEEVEKLRLSATASLLSGRRDVLIVASVSCIYGIGNPTEFHKSLISIAIGEKVTRTALLHSLVNALYARTLNEFQRGTFRVKGDVIDVFPAYTDNAIRIQFFGDEIEKIQSFDPVSGNVEDHFDQIQIYPANLFVTSKETLNGAIKEIQDDMVKQVDFFSSVGKPLEAKRLQERTELDLEMIKELGYCSGIENYSRYLDGRLPGTRPFCLIDYFPKDFLMVIDESHVTVPQVHAMYGGDRSRKEALVEYGFRLPAAMDNRPLKFEEFEAIQNQVIYVSATPADYELEKTGGAYIEQIIRPTGLLDPVIEVRPSLNQIDDLMEEIQKRADVDERVLVTTLTKKMAEELTKYFTKFGIRTRYIHSDVETLERIQIMQDLRLGLFDVLIGVNLLREGLDLPEVSLVAILDADKEGMLRSRRSMIQTVGRAARNVNGKAIMYADKITKSMQATLDETEYRRAKQMQYNEEHGLKPTALNKKISENLVGRSKDFPDEKYTQKEILQKVAETKATYATEDIEKMIEQKQKEMEAAAKNLDFIKAAKLRDEILALKA, translated from the coding sequence ATGGATTTTAAGCTTCAATCAGAATATAAACCTACCGGAGACCAGCCTCAAGCTATTGAAAAGCTTACCGAAGGAATAGAGATCGGTGAGAAATATCAAACGCTTCTGGGGGTTACAGGTTCCGGAAAAACCTTTACTGTTGCGAATGTTGTAAAAAATGTACAGCGTCCCACTTTAGTTCTGGCACACAATAAAACTCTTGCTGCCCAGCTTTTTATGGAGTTCAAAGAATTTTTTCCGGAAAATGCCGTGGAATATTTTGTGAGCTACTATGATTACTACCAGCCTGAAGCTTATATTGCTACAACAGGAACTTATATTGAAAAAGACCTGAGCATCAATGAAGAAGTAGAAAAACTGCGTCTTTCTGCAACTGCAAGTCTTCTTTCAGGAAGGAGAGATGTTTTAATTGTGGCTTCGGTTTCCTGCATTTATGGTATTGGAAATCCTACGGAATTTCACAAATCTTTAATTTCGATAGCAATTGGCGAGAAAGTAACAAGAACTGCGCTTCTTCATTCATTAGTTAACGCACTGTATGCCAGAACCCTCAACGAGTTTCAAAGAGGGACATTCCGTGTGAAAGGTGATGTGATTGATGTGTTCCCGGCTTATACTGATAATGCGATCAGAATTCAGTTTTTTGGAGATGAGATTGAAAAAATTCAAAGTTTTGATCCGGTTTCGGGAAATGTAGAAGATCATTTTGATCAGATCCAGATTTATCCTGCCAATCTTTTCGTAACCTCAAAAGAAACGTTGAATGGCGCTATTAAAGAGATTCAGGATGATATGGTAAAGCAGGTTGATTTCTTCAGCTCTGTGGGGAAACCATTAGAAGCCAAAAGGCTTCAGGAAAGAACCGAACTGGATCTTGAAATGATCAAAGAATTGGGATACTGCTCAGGAATTGAAAATTATTCCAGATATCTTGACGGACGTCTTCCGGGAACAAGACCTTTCTGCCTGATTGATTATTTCCCTAAAGATTTCTTAATGGTTATTGACGAAAGCCATGTTACCGTTCCTCAGGTTCACGCCATGTACGGTGGTGACCGAAGCAGAAAAGAAGCTTTGGTGGAATATGGTTTCAGACTTCCGGCTGCCATGGATAACAGACCTTTAAAGTTTGAAGAATTTGAGGCTATTCAGAATCAGGTTATTTATGTTTCCGCTACCCCTGCAGATTATGAGCTTGAAAAAACGGGAGGAGCTTATATTGAACAGATTATCCGTCCGACAGGACTTCTGGATCCGGTTATTGAGGTAAGACCTTCATTAAATCAAATTGATGACTTAATGGAAGAAATCCAGAAAAGGGCTGATGTTGATGAAAGGGTACTGGTAACTACCCTCACCAAGAAAATGGCGGAAGAACTTACAAAATACTTCACCAAATTCGGGATCAGAACACGATACATCCACTCAGATGTTGAAACACTGGAACGTATCCAGATTATGCAGGATCTCCGTTTAGGACTTTTTGATGTATTGATTGGGGTTAACCTATTGAGAGAAGGTCTTGATTTACCTGAGGTTTCATTAGTTGCCATATTGGATGCTGATAAAGAGGGAATGCTGAGAAGCAGAAGATCCATGATCCAAACTGTAGGACGTGCCGCAAGAAACGTGAACGGAAAGGCAATCATGTATGCAGATAAAATTACCAAATCTATGCAGGCCACATTGGATGAAACCGAATACCGCCGGGCTAAACAGATGCAGTACAATGAAGAACATGGTCTGAAGCCAACTGCTTTAAATAAAAAAATCTCTGAAAATCTTGTGGGAAGAAGCAAAGATTTCCCTGATGAAAAATATACCCAAAAGGAAATCCTTCAGAAAGTGGCAGAAACAAAAGCCACTTATGCCACTGAAGATATAGAGAAAATGATTGAGCAGAAGCAAAAAGAAATGGAAGCTGCCGCAAAAAATCTCGACTTTATTAAAGCGGCTAAGCTAAGAGATGAAATTTTAGCTTTGAAAGCTTAA